The Elaeis guineensis isolate ETL-2024a chromosome 14, EG11, whole genome shotgun sequence genomic sequence TGGCCCTTTGGGATTTGCAATGTACAAGATAACTCAGAGCTTACTGTAGGCTGAGAACTTGCCAAGATATGGGTGCATGGAGGTTTAACTACTGAAAACAGCatgtaaaaattttcaaaaggCTAAGGTGCAAAAGGAAATAGCACTCACGGCTTACAAACTTGTCGAACAGGTTTATGAGATCATCTCAAGCAGCCAGACAAGTATCCAACAATGTTGTGCAGACTAGTTAATAATGAGTGATTCTTACACTAGTAGAGAATGCTCCAGGACCTTATACAATTATACCTAACGTACTCGTTACTTTTCATACTCATGCTAACCTAATAAAATGTGTGTTTTAGTCTCTCTTAGGTATCCTCCATGATCTTCTTGCCACCTTCTATTGTATGTTTTTGAATACTTATCCTACCTTTAACAACCAAATGAGTAAAACTTTACAGGCACAGGCTGAATGCTATCAAAACAAGGTGTACAAAGTTCCTAGCTGGTAACACCTCATCACTAACCACTTATAATTAGGTATTATTGGCATCGAACCAAGAATCCCTCATTGAGATTTCATGTTAACCGACAaacaaataagaaaatgaatcatGTTTTTAATTAATAGATGATCATGAGTAACTCAAATTAATGCATAGCACATGGACAACATTCTAAGTAATATACACAGAAGAAGTACCAGAAAAGAATTGTGAAAGATTTAAATCAGACAAGCTCATCAATTGAGAACCCTTGACTTCCTTCTCAATGCTCTTGATATGTGCTCTGAGGGCATGAGGCGACAAGAACCGTTTGTACTGAACCTGGTCCTGGAACAAAATTCCAATCTTTCAACGAGTGCTCCCGACACAGCAAAGAAACCAAGAAATGTAAACTGACAGCTACTTGGCAACTTTTTGTCACCCAAAACCTTCCATGCCTTTCACTTGTATATAAACTGATTTCGGgcaaaaaacaaaagaaatataCCCAATAGAGATCTCTCTTATAAGACTTAGAACGATGAAGctcaagaggaggaggaggaggaggagaaacctTAGAAGCATAAACCTCGGCTTCCGATAACGTTCTCTCCAGAGCAAGCGCGACATCTGGATAACTTTCtgaaacagaataaataggtatCCATCAATTTCTTCTGCTAAACAGTAAAAGCTCGAAACTTTTTCAAAAGGAAGGGAACGCAAAGGTTTCAAAATTTTTGTAAGTAGCTACTAGAACGAAAGTATATTGGATTAAAGAGGAGGGGATTCCGTCCCGCTCTTGAGAATTCTTCCTGGATTTGGTCCAggaacaaagaaagaaagagaaatcaagagaagaaaaagactaGTAGGTACCTCGGAAAGCGTCGTCCATGAGGGCGCGGCGTCTGAGGAGGCGGGAGAGGGTATGGATCTTGGACTGGAGAGTGGCGATGTCGCACATGGAATCGGCGATCTCGTCGATGGTCGAAGAGGAGGGGCACTCGTACAGGAACTCTTCCGACTCCGCCGCCTGCACATGAACCaccaccatcttcttcttcttctcctctctcctctctcctctcttcgtgCCTCACAACTCAATAAATAGGCAACGAGTCCTCACAATAGAAACAACATACAATTAGGTTCTTGGACGCAGGACCCCGCCGGCTGTCGTCGTCGCGTACTATTTCCCATTTGCGCATTCTATCTAGAATCTTCCACCGTGTATCTCTCTAAGCGCGTGCGAGATGGATGTCCCTTTAACCGTTCGATCGGTTCTTGTCCGTTTGttcatctctttttttatttatttatttttgagccGTGATGCGCTTAGAAACAGGAGGTTATCATGTAGATGAAATGTCTGTTATTTTAAAATAATCTGaccataagaagaaaaaaaaagttagaaGGGATTGTCGTCGTCTAGGATATCATTAATTCCGTGTCGATCGTGAGCTAATAAGGACTCCGATTTATAAGGATGGaaactttttttttctataaaatatttttgaaaagataaaacCATAACATCACAATGCCATAGTGCCAGAGGTCCCTAGCCAAAATTCATCGGCGGAATCTTCATATAATAATAATCCCGCTAGCTCTTTTGCTGATTCAAGTTCCAATCTTACAATGATAGTGGAACGGTAACCAATTCCATTCATGTCTATTTGCACGTTTCTCACATACTTTGGTCTTAGATCAACTGTgtcatctttgatttttttttttttttttttttttttttttgtgtgggcGAGGGGGGGGGTGTGGGGGTAAGAATCTATGTTGATTTTTTTCGATGGACAAACTGATCTCCATGACCAATAACGTCTCACTCCACAGTCCCGGCTTTAAGGGCATCCCTGCGAAATCCCACCACCCCTGTAACTTTCGCTTCAGGGTAACTGCGTGAGGCCAACAGTTCTAGGGACATTGATCAGGTTTGGAATCATGACCAACAACGAGCACTCGGCTGTGACGGACAAGACAACCAAGCTCAACAACCGGTTCTTTGGAAAACTCGTTGATGAAAGGGAGAGATGACTTCGCTCATGGGATCCCTGGAGAACATACCCAGGCAACATTAAATTTCTcccaagaaaatttttaaataataagaatttaaaaaatatatatctctccACAGATCCGACTTAAAAAAAGGCTTTACTTGGAACAGAAAAGAGACCTTTTCAGGACTACCTTTTCAGGCTCTCTAGCCTCTTCGGTTTTCGACAAAAAGAGTCGAGGAGAAGTCGAAGAAGAAGATTGTTTGAAATCTGGTTAAGGATTAATACGTCAAACCTCTTTCTAAACTCATTCACTTTGAATTTTGAACGAAAGCACTTCAGTTAAACTTCCCTCAACCAATCAGCCCAACATGTCTAACATCTTTTTAGAACTAGGATAGGAAAGGTTCTAACCAAAAATCAGGTGGACACTCGAACCTAATGCCAACCTTCAATGACTCTACCATGGTTTAACTAAGAATTTATCATGAAACAATCTAGTCATCCACTTTTTGCTGTTGGTTTAACAATGACACAAAACTGACTACTATTTCGTGTCCAAGAAATAAAACAACCGTCATGCCTTTTTGATACGTACTACAAAAGACAGACCCACATTCTCAAGTGCCACTGCTTCCACCagactttgaaacataatcttcCATAGTCCCTGTCATCCTTGCACTTGATTACACATGGATGATCGCATATGTGACTCATCCAAGAACAAGAGCCCGAGTCTACATATTCCGATACGGCCTCCAGGATTGTGTCAAATATGTAgaagaatggttgaaaaattgGGCCATTATGTCTATATGAAGGTCTCTGCAGTTGCTTTTGCTTCGGGAAGTTCGACAATTCAGGTGCTTGCAGTACCCAATACCATCGCTTTCAGTTCCGGCATCTTACTCTCCAACAACTCTTTTTTGCTGAGAATCCTGTCAGATGTACAGTCTTCTTCCTGCACAACAGAAGAAGCAGACGTGACATATCAAAATAAGAGCGTCCTAAAATAAATGTTTAAGCAGAACAAACCCAGATCACCCCCCAAGAGAATCAAAGTTGGTGTATGATATCAGTCATAAGAACTTTATATTATTACGGCTAATAGGGTACACCTTAAACTTCACCAGAGATGAAATTCAAACAGGAAATTCTCCTGACATGTGAGCTACATGAGACAAAAAAAAAACCCTTCTGCAGTGGTTAGATCCGTTTAGAGTAGTATTATGACATGTCATGGTAAATACAGTATACAGGTTGTTAGTAGAAACTGAAGGGACAATAACCTAAAGGGGAAATGGTGGAGCAAAATTATGTACAATCATGAAACAGTTTGAGGACTTCTGTAGGTTTTTTGTGTTGGAAAAGATAATAGATGGACCAATGAACAATTAATTCACAGATGGCATAGTCAGCATCAGAAATGGAAGCCAAATGACAGCAATACTAATTCTTAGAATGTTTTCATTATGCACTAAATAGTCTCTAACTCAACCATACCGACAACAATCCAAAAAATATTGTTAAAAGTGTCTATTTATTGAATATTGCATCCTTGCAGTGTACAAGTGTAGAAAATTCAAGCACATTGCATAAGATCAAAGAAGGGACAAATGTTATcagataaaatttaatattatatgataaattttgaaaaaagaaagTTCTAATAACACATGCACCCCAGATGTCCAATAGCAATCCAGTAAGGATAGAAATTAGGGTAAATTACAGGAACATCTCAACTTTAGCCCAATTTCAAATATATTCCCTCGATTTTAAAACGTGTC encodes the following:
- the LOC105057058 gene encoding uncharacterized protein isoform X1 — encoded protein: MVVVHVQAAESEEFLYECPSSSTIDEIADSMCDIATLQSKIHTLSRLLRRRALMDDAFRESYPDVALALERTLSEAEVYASKDQVQYKRFLSPHALRAHIKSIEKEVKGSQLMSLSDLNLSQFFSDSEHHDGMQLWWAGKELVRGKRLSDYIGENEKTKVGVLCRIKVIHFWGIP
- the LOC105057058 gene encoding uncharacterized protein isoform X2 produces the protein MVVVHVQAAESEEFLYECPSSSTIDEIADSMCDIATLQSKIHTLSRLLRRRALMDDAFRESYPDVALALERTLSEAEVYASKDQVQYKRFLSPHALRAHIKSIEKEVKGSQLMSLSDLNLSQFFSDSEHHDGMQLWWAGKELVRGKRLSDYIGENEKTKIIIRLKSVSTGP